One region of Sphingomonas abietis genomic DNA includes:
- the hisC gene encoding histidinol-phosphate transaminase — translation MTMLTPKPWIDAIAPYVPGRSTTDSGVKAAKLSSNENPLGTAPAVREAFATAAATLDRYPDAGATELRDAIAAHYGLDADRVIHGTGSDEVLHLAAGAFAGLGDEVLFVRYGFSVYPIAARRVGAAPIEAPDVDYATDVDALLAAVTPKTRVVYLANPNNPTGTYLPKDELARLHAGIPADCLFVVDQAYAEYLAPEDDDGAFELAKTASNVLVTRTFSKIFGLAAERIGWGYGPAPVIEAMHKIRAPFNVTTAGQSAAIASLKATDFVEASRVHNAQWLGWMSDEIAKLSNAGLRAVPSKANFLLVLFEGQVSAEEAYTGLMERGFIVRWLPGQGLRHGLRISVGTEAQTRGLIDALREIVGA, via the coding sequence ATGACCATGCTGACCCCCAAGCCCTGGATCGACGCGATCGCGCCCTATGTGCCCGGCCGCTCCACCACCGACAGCGGCGTGAAGGCCGCCAAGCTCTCGTCCAACGAGAATCCGCTAGGCACCGCACCGGCTGTCCGTGAGGCGTTCGCGACGGCGGCGGCGACGCTCGATCGCTATCCCGATGCCGGAGCGACCGAACTGCGCGACGCCATCGCGGCGCATTACGGGCTCGATGCGGATCGGGTGATCCACGGCACCGGATCGGACGAGGTGCTCCACCTCGCCGCCGGTGCGTTCGCCGGGCTGGGCGATGAAGTATTGTTCGTGCGCTACGGTTTCTCGGTCTATCCGATCGCGGCGCGGCGCGTAGGCGCGGCGCCGATCGAGGCGCCGGATGTCGATTACGCCACCGACGTCGATGCGCTGCTCGCCGCGGTGACGCCGAAGACGCGGGTCGTCTATCTCGCCAACCCCAACAACCCGACCGGCACCTATCTGCCCAAGGACGAGCTGGCGCGCCTCCACGCCGGCATCCCGGCGGATTGCCTGTTCGTCGTCGATCAGGCCTATGCCGAATATCTGGCGCCGGAGGATGACGACGGTGCCTTCGAACTGGCGAAGACTGCCTCGAACGTGCTGGTCACGCGCACCTTCTCGAAGATCTTCGGATTGGCGGCGGAGCGGATCGGCTGGGGCTATGGCCCCGCCCCGGTGATCGAGGCGATGCACAAGATCCGCGCCCCGTTCAACGTCACCACCGCCGGCCAGAGCGCGGCGATCGCCAGCCTGAAGGCGACCGATTTCGTCGAGGCGAGCCGCGTCCACAATGCGCAGTGGCTTGGCTGGATGAGCGACGAGATCGCCAAGCTTTCCAATGCCGGCCTCCGCGCGGTGCCGTCCAAGGCCAATTTCCTGCTCGTGCTGTTCGAGGGACAGGTGAGCGCCGAGGAAGCCTATACCGGGCTGATGGAGCGCGGCTTCATCGTGCGCTGGCTGCCGGGCCAGGGGCTGCGGCATGGCCTGCGCATCTCGGTCGGCACCGAGGCGCAGACGCGCGGGCTGATCGACGCGCTCCGCGAAATCGTCGGCGCCTAG
- a CDS encoding prephenate/arogenate dehydrogenase family protein: protein MLPFSRVTIIGLGLIGSSIARAVRDYMPTVRLTLHDADPAVRERVRALDLADDVADTAGAAVIDADLVMLCVPVGAMGAVAEAIAHDLPADAIVSDVGGSKASVIAALREHLPDAVIVPGHPVAGTEHSGPDAGFASLFKSRWCILTPTPEAPEAAVERLRAFWQAFGAQVEIMDPKHHDLVLAVTSHVPHLIAYTIVGTASDLEDVTQGEVIKFSAGGFRDFTRIAASDPTMWRDVFLNNREAVLEVLQRLTEDLTMLQRAIRWGDGDTLFDLFTRTRAVRRSIVEQGQDDAAPDFGRKH, encoded by the coding sequence ATGCTGCCCTTCTCGCGCGTCACCATCATCGGGCTGGGGCTGATCGGCTCCTCGATCGCGCGCGCGGTGCGGGACTATATGCCGACCGTCCGGCTGACCCTGCACGATGCCGATCCGGCGGTGCGCGAGCGAGTGCGGGCGCTCGATCTCGCCGACGACGTGGCCGATACTGCCGGTGCCGCGGTGATCGATGCCGATCTGGTGATGCTGTGCGTGCCGGTCGGCGCGATGGGGGCGGTGGCGGAGGCGATCGCGCACGATCTGCCGGCGGACGCGATCGTCAGCGATGTCGGCGGATCGAAGGCCAGCGTCATCGCGGCGCTGCGCGAACATCTGCCCGATGCGGTCATCGTCCCCGGCCATCCGGTTGCGGGCACCGAGCATAGCGGGCCGGATGCCGGCTTCGCGAGCCTGTTCAAGAGCCGCTGGTGCATCCTGACGCCGACCCCGGAGGCGCCCGAGGCGGCGGTCGAGCGATTGCGCGCCTTCTGGCAGGCATTCGGTGCGCAGGTCGAGATCATGGACCCCAAGCATCATGATCTGGTGCTGGCCGTCACCAGCCATGTGCCGCATCTGATCGCCTACACCATCGTCGGCACCGCGTCGGACCTCGAGGACGTGACGCAGGGCGAGGTGATCAAATTCTCGGCCGGCGGCTTCCGTGACTTCACCCGCATCGCTGCCTCCGATCCGACGATGTGGCGCGACGTGTTCCTCAACAACCGCGAGGCGGTGCTGGAAGTTCTCCAGCGGCTGACCGAGGATCTCACCATGCTCCAGCGCGCGATCCGCTGGGGAGACGGCGACACGCTGTTCGATCTGTTCACGCGGACGCGCGCAGTGCGCCGCTCGATCGTCGAGCAGGGCCAGGACGATGCGGCCCCCGATTTCGGCCGCAAGCACTGA
- a CDS encoding lysophospholipid acyltransferase family protein produces the protein MRLIRSLSFALLFYALTTMIVLVGLPIALFSRKGISRVAHHWGRLYLILARATVGVRMKVEGTLPDGPVLVAAKHESAYETLALLAILDEPIIVLKRELAAIPLFGTLIRRHGVIPVDRAASATALRSMLLAADDAKTRHRVVLIFPEGTRVPHGEAPKLQAGFAGLYARLGMPVIPVATDAGIVWPRGLMKQPGIVTLRFGETIPSGLPRKAIEAAVHDAINVLNG, from the coding sequence ATGAGATTGATCCGATCCCTGAGCTTCGCCCTGCTCTTCTACGCGCTGACGACGATGATCGTCCTGGTCGGGCTGCCGATCGCGCTGTTCAGCCGCAAGGGCATCTCCCGCGTCGCCCACCATTGGGGCCGCCTGTACCTCATCCTGGCCCGCGCCACCGTTGGCGTGCGGATGAAGGTGGAGGGCACGCTGCCGGACGGGCCGGTGCTCGTCGCCGCCAAGCATGAATCGGCCTATGAGACGCTCGCGCTGCTGGCGATACTCGACGAGCCGATCATCGTGCTGAAGCGCGAGCTGGCCGCGATCCCGCTGTTCGGCACGCTGATCCGCCGCCACGGCGTCATTCCGGTCGATCGTGCCGCCAGCGCCACCGCGCTGCGATCGATGCTGCTCGCAGCGGATGATGCGAAGACCCGGCATCGCGTGGTGCTGATCTTCCCGGAGGGCACGCGCGTTCCGCATGGCGAAGCGCCGAAGCTGCAGGCCGGCTTCGCAGGCCTCTATGCGCGGCTCGGTATGCCGGTCATCCCGGTCGCGACCGATGCCGGCATCGTCTGGCCGCGCGGGTTGATGAAGCAGCCCGGCATCGTCACGCTGCGGTTCGGCGAGACCATTCCGTCAGGCCTGCCGCGCAAGGCGATCGAGGCGGCCGTCCATGACGCGATCAACGTCCTGAACGGCTAA
- a CDS encoding YdcF family protein, producing the protein MISRLIALLIVLWGLGFAVFTLTLPRPAGNEQTDAIVVLTGGAGRLDRGLAMLAQHRAQRLLVSGADRTVRKKELALRTGRPEALFDCCVDLGQESVDTRTNATETAKWLLAHHYHSARLITTDWHMPRAHSDLDRALAGKGIAILPDAVRSQPGFMTLFTEYHKYLLRRIAAPFGY; encoded by the coding sequence ATGATCAGTCGCCTGATCGCCCTGCTGATCGTCCTGTGGGGGCTGGGCTTCGCGGTCTTCACGCTCACCCTGCCCCGCCCGGCCGGCAACGAGCAGACCGACGCGATCGTCGTGCTGACCGGCGGCGCCGGACGGCTCGATCGCGGCCTCGCCATGCTGGCGCAGCATCGCGCGCAGCGGCTGCTGGTCTCCGGCGCCGATCGCACCGTGCGCAAGAAGGAACTGGCGCTCCGCACCGGACGCCCCGAGGCGCTGTTCGATTGCTGCGTCGATCTCGGCCAGGAATCGGTCGACACCCGCACCAACGCGACCGAAACCGCCAAATGGCTGCTCGCGCATCATTACCACAGCGCCCGGCTGATCACGACCGACTGGCATATGCCGCGCGCGCATTCCGATCTGGATCGCGCCCTTGCCGGCAAGGGCATCGCCATCCTGCCCGATGCGGTGCGCAGCCAGCCCGGCTTCATGACCCTGTTCACCGAATATCATAAATATTTGCTGCGGCGGATCGCTGCACCCTTCGGCTATTGA
- a CDS encoding cell division protein FtsX, with protein MLGASQAERRLLPEGRLAGPMPWVIAIMMFLTALAAAGGLAMASAASRLGSDLGRQVTVQIILADPTQRDREAGAAEQALRAQEGVISARRLGQPEMQALLRPWLGDAGLDRDLPLPAMIDIDLTETGRDRLDRIATMIRTVAPHARIDDHAGFIAPLIGLIRSLGLLAGGIVVMMAGATAAAVVLAARSALNTHRRTIDVMHMMGATDVQVARLFQRRIALDALFGAVVGLVAAIVVIVVLGRRISQIGSGLVGSIALPAGAWLVLLCLPVLAGLLALLVARVTVQRALGRTL; from the coding sequence ATGCTGGGCGCATCCCAGGCCGAACGGCGGCTGTTGCCCGAAGGGCGACTGGCCGGGCCGATGCCGTGGGTGATCGCGATCATGATGTTCCTGACCGCGCTGGCCGCCGCCGGCGGGCTCGCCATGGCGTCGGCGGCGAGCCGGCTCGGCAGCGATCTCGGCCGCCAGGTGACGGTGCAGATCATCCTCGCCGATCCCACCCAGCGCGACCGTGAGGCCGGCGCCGCCGAACAGGCCCTGCGCGCACAGGAGGGCGTCATTTCGGCCCGGCGGCTCGGCCAGCCGGAGATGCAGGCGCTGCTGCGGCCATGGCTGGGCGATGCCGGCCTTGATCGCGACCTGCCGCTACCGGCGATGATCGACATCGACCTGACGGAGACCGGCCGCGACCGGCTCGATCGCATCGCCACCATGATCCGCACCGTCGCCCCCCATGCCCGGATCGACGATCATGCCGGCTTCATCGCCCCGCTGATCGGGCTGATCCGCTCGCTCGGGCTGCTGGCCGGCGGTATCGTGGTGATGATGGCCGGCGCCACCGCCGCCGCCGTGGTGCTGGCCGCGCGGTCGGCGCTCAACACCCATCGCCGCACGATCGACGTGATGCACATGATGGGCGCCACCGATGTCCAGGTGGCACGCCTCTTCCAGCGCCGTATCGCGCTCGACGCACTGTTCGGCGCCGTCGTCGGGCTGGTCGCCGCGATCGTCGTGATCGTCGTGTTGGGGCGCAGGATCAGCCAGATCGGCTCGGGCCTGGTCGGCTCGATCGCGCTGCCTGCCGGCGCCTGGCTGGTGCTGCTCTGCCTGCCGGTGCTGGCCGGCCTGCTGGCGCTGCTGGTCGCCCGCGTGACCGTGCAGCGCGCACTGGGACGGACCTTATGA
- the ftsE gene encoding cell division ATP-binding protein FtsE: MSGIVQFENVGLRYGTGAETLSDLSFTLAPGGFYFLTGPSGAGKTSLLKMLYLSQRPSRGAIRLFGEDVVQLRRARLPGFRRRIGVVFQDFRLIPHLSAFDNIALPLRIAGVDERDLVTPVREMLAWVGLAERASAHPPTLSGGEQQRVAIARAVIGRPEILVADEPTGNVDPEMAARLLHLFDALNTLGTTIVVATHDIHLLSRVASANVMRLDRGQLQDPTGALRYPPRAEHH, encoded by the coding sequence ATGTCCGGTATCGTGCAGTTCGAGAATGTCGGCCTGCGTTACGGGACCGGCGCCGAGACGCTTTCGGACCTGAGCTTCACGCTGGCGCCGGGCGGCTTCTACTTCCTGACCGGCCCTTCGGGCGCAGGCAAGACGTCGCTGCTCAAGATGCTCTATCTCTCGCAGCGCCCGTCGCGCGGCGCGATCCGGCTGTTCGGCGAGGATGTCGTGCAACTCCGCCGCGCCCGCCTGCCCGGCTTCCGGCGGCGGATCGGCGTGGTGTTCCAGGATTTCCGACTGATCCCGCACCTTTCCGCCTTCGACAATATCGCCCTGCCGCTGCGCATCGCCGGCGTCGACGAGCGCGATCTGGTGACGCCGGTGCGCGAGATGCTGGCGTGGGTCGGCCTCGCCGAACGCGCCTCCGCGCACCCGCCAACGCTGTCCGGCGGCGAGCAGCAGCGCGTCGCCATCGCCCGCGCGGTGATCGGCCGGCCCGAAATCCTCGTCGCCGACGAGCCGACCGGCAATGTCGATCCCGAAATGGCGGCGCGGCTGCTCCATCTGTTCGACGCGCTCAACACGCTCGGCACCACCATCGTCGTCGCCACCCACGATATCCATCTGCTCAGCCGCGTCGCCTCGGCCAATGTCATGCGGCTCGATCGCGGGCAGTTGCAGGATCCGACCGGAGCGCTGCGCTATCCGCCGCGCGCGGAGCATCATTGA
- a CDS encoding zinc-ribbon domain-containing protein: MILSCPACGTRYLVPDSAVGVNGRQVRCASCRHSWFQEPASVDPAEAPAGFVPPSLPVVPPPVVARAVPDESPYGAPPTGMETPPPPAGAFADIRSTDPIHPYAPEPPFRARRNPVRQMTMLAVLAGVLLLIAAAAVAWFGPTAFAGLFGTSKAQSPLMLQVVRKPDRRTLATGNELFAVSGRIVNPTNVIQQVPDIRAELRDAQGRPVYGWTINAPVRQLAPKGSADFDSAEVDVPQGSKALNLSFAGTDDH; encoded by the coding sequence ATGATACTGAGCTGTCCCGCGTGCGGCACGCGCTATCTCGTGCCCGATAGCGCGGTCGGTGTGAACGGCCGGCAGGTGCGGTGCGCGTCCTGCCGCCATAGCTGGTTCCAGGAGCCGGCGAGCGTCGATCCGGCGGAGGCCCCCGCAGGCTTCGTGCCACCATCGCTCCCCGTCGTGCCCCCCCCCGTCGTGGCGCGCGCCGTCCCGGATGAATCGCCTTATGGTGCCCCGCCGACCGGCATGGAAACGCCGCCGCCGCCGGCCGGTGCCTTCGCCGACATTCGATCGACCGATCCGATCCATCCCTATGCGCCGGAGCCTCCGTTCCGGGCGCGGCGCAATCCGGTGCGCCAGATGACGATGCTGGCCGTGCTCGCCGGCGTGCTGCTGCTGATTGCGGCGGCGGCGGTGGCATGGTTCGGGCCGACCGCGTTCGCCGGCCTGTTCGGCACCAGCAAGGCGCAGAGCCCGCTGATGCTCCAGGTCGTCCGCAAGCCCGATCGCCGCACGCTGGCAACCGGCAACGAGCTGTTCGCGGTGTCGGGTCGGATCGTGAATCCCACCAATGTGATCCAGCAGGTGCCGGATATCCGCGCCGAGCTGCGCGATGCGCAGGGCCGGCCGGTCTATGGCTGGACGATCAACGCGCCGGTTCGCCAGCTGGCACCCAAGGGCTCGGCCGACTTCGACAGCGCCGAAGTGGACGTGCCGCAGGGATCCAAGGCCCTGAACCTCAGTTTCGCCGGCACGGACGACCATTAG
- a CDS encoding glycoside hydrolase family 31 protein, with product MRFAMLAGVAAVAFGSAAMAQVTPPAETKKAAEPGRSVASAPVESVSITPRADGMELHIGKRLVQITALEGDIVRVRVGLGGVLPADESWAVPQAVRQASVKVRAVANGFAAGSLVVTADPMTGRLIVADGAGRSVYREASVPSVRDGDGFQLVQQMPEDAHYFGLGDKTGPLDRRGQAFTLWDTDAFGFQESTDPIYKSIPFVLQVSNDGHASGLLMDNTWRSFFDFGRTDRGLLRFGSENGPIDYYILAGPTTKDVVQRYAKLTGPSPLPPLWALGFQQSRYSYMSAVEVRDIAGHYRRDRVPLDVLYLDIAYQDRNRPFTVDGKTFPDLPGLVKDLKGQGIRLVTITDLHIAAAPHQGYVPYDTGMAGDDFVKNAAGNLYVAPVWPGPSVFPDFTRAKTRDWWGGLYKGFVTDGVAGFWNDMNEPAVFDTPTKTMPLDNRHRIEEPGFATRTATHAEIHNVYGMENSRATYEGLLKLAPDERPFVLTRASYAGGQRYAATWTGDNTSSWNHLRLSVSQIVNLGLSGFAWSGADVGGFAGVPSADLLTRWIEVAAFQPIFRDHTTIGTPHQEVWVHGPQHEAIRRRYIEARYRLMPYLYAVADETARTGLPMMRPLFMTYPEALTASCDTSNDFLVGDRLLVAPPNQPESPESYDICLPKGGWYDYWTGQAAPARVHETPQLDRLPVYIRAGTILPRQPLVQSTMETPNGPLELAVYAGPNCAGTLYADDGHSLGYQHGAYLRQPLSCTMTPKGMTLAFAKRDGSWKPWWKTLTVSVYGWKGAAHASMGGQNLPVSIDSGGVLHVSLPDQPGVASVTIGG from the coding sequence ATGAGGTTCGCGATGCTGGCCGGTGTGGCGGCGGTGGCGTTCGGAAGTGCGGCCATGGCGCAGGTGACGCCACCCGCCGAGACCAAGAAGGCGGCAGAGCCGGGGCGTTCAGTGGCATCCGCGCCTGTAGAATCGGTGTCGATCACACCGCGGGCCGACGGCATGGAGCTGCACATCGGCAAGCGGCTGGTGCAGATCACCGCCCTCGAAGGCGATATCGTGCGCGTCCGTGTTGGCCTTGGCGGCGTCTTGCCGGCCGATGAAAGCTGGGCGGTGCCGCAGGCGGTGCGTCAGGCGTCGGTGAAGGTGCGGGCGGTGGCCAACGGCTTCGCGGCGGGTTCGCTGGTGGTCACCGCCGACCCGATGACCGGGCGCCTGATCGTGGCGGACGGTGCGGGCCGTAGCGTGTATCGCGAGGCCTCGGTGCCGTCGGTGCGGGACGGCGACGGCTTCCAGCTCGTCCAGCAGATGCCGGAGGACGCGCATTATTTCGGCCTCGGCGACAAGACCGGCCCGCTCGACCGGCGCGGTCAGGCGTTCACGCTGTGGGATACCGATGCCTTCGGCTTCCAGGAATCGACGGACCCGATCTACAAATCGATTCCCTTCGTCCTCCAGGTTTCCAACGACGGCCATGCCTCGGGCCTGCTGATGGACAACACATGGCGCAGCTTCTTCGATTTCGGGCGAACCGATCGCGGGCTGCTGCGCTTCGGTTCCGAAAACGGGCCGATCGACTATTATATCCTCGCCGGCCCGACGACCAAGGACGTGGTGCAGCGCTATGCGAAGCTTACCGGCCCGTCGCCGCTGCCACCGCTCTGGGCGCTGGGCTTCCAGCAATCGCGCTACAGCTACATGTCGGCGGTCGAGGTGCGCGACATCGCCGGCCATTATCGCCGCGACAGGGTGCCGCTCGACGTCCTCTACCTCGATATCGCCTACCAGGATCGCAACCGCCCCTTCACCGTCGACGGCAAGACCTTCCCCGATCTGCCGGGGCTGGTGAAGGATCTGAAGGGGCAGGGCATCCGCCTCGTCACGATCACCGATCTCCATATCGCCGCCGCGCCCCATCAGGGTTATGTGCCCTATGATACCGGCATGGCGGGCGACGATTTCGTCAAGAATGCCGCCGGCAATCTCTATGTCGCGCCGGTCTGGCCGGGGCCGTCGGTGTTCCCGGACTTCACCCGGGCGAAGACCCGCGACTGGTGGGGCGGCCTCTATAAGGGCTTCGTCACCGATGGCGTCGCCGGCTTCTGGAACGACATGAACGAGCCGGCGGTGTTCGACACGCCGACCAAGACGATGCCGCTCGACAACCGCCACCGCATCGAGGAGCCGGGCTTCGCGACCCGCACCGCCACCCACGCCGAGATCCATAATGTCTACGGCATGGAGAATAGCCGGGCGACCTACGAAGGGCTGCTCAAGCTCGCGCCCGACGAGCGGCCGTTCGTGCTGACCCGCGCCAGCTACGCCGGCGGCCAGCGCTATGCCGCGACCTGGACCGGCGACAACACGTCGAGCTGGAATCATCTGCGCCTATCGGTGTCGCAGATCGTCAATCTCGGATTATCGGGCTTCGCCTGGTCCGGCGCCGACGTCGGCGGCTTCGCGGGCGTGCCGTCCGCCGATCTGCTGACCCGCTGGATCGAGGTCGCGGCGTTCCAGCCGATCTTCCGCGATCACACCACCATCGGTACGCCGCATCAGGAGGTGTGGGTCCACGGGCCGCAGCATGAGGCGATCCGCAGGCGCTATATCGAAGCGCGCTACCGGCTGATGCCCTATCTCTACGCGGTCGCCGACGAGACCGCGCGCACCGGCCTGCCGATGATGCGGCCGCTGTTCATGACCTACCCCGAGGCGCTGACCGCGTCGTGCGACACCAGTAACGATTTCCTGGTCGGCGACAGGCTGCTGGTGGCGCCGCCGAACCAGCCCGAGAGCCCCGAAAGCTACGACATCTGCCTGCCCAAAGGCGGCTGGTACGACTATTGGACGGGCCAGGCCGCGCCGGCCAGGGTGCATGAGACGCCACAACTGGATCGCCTGCCGGTCTATATCCGGGCCGGCACCATCCTGCCCCGCCAGCCGCTCGTGCAAAGCACGATGGAAACACCCAACGGCCCGCTGGAACTGGCGGTCTACGCCGGGCCGAACTGCGCGGGCACGCTCTATGCCGACGATGGCCACAGCCTCGGTTATCAGCATGGGGCCTATCTGCGGCAGCCCTTGAGCTGCACCATGACGCCGAAGGGGATGACCCTCGCTTTCGCCAAACGCGACGGCAGTTGGAAGCCATGGTGGAAGACTCTGACGGTCAGTGTCTATGGTTGGAAAGGCGCCGCCCACGCCAGCATGGGGGGCCAAAACCTGCCGGTCAGTATCGATTCCGGCGGCGTGCTGCACGTCTCCCTACCCGATCAGCCGGGCGTGGCGAGCGTCACGATCGGGGGCTGA
- a CDS encoding glycosyltransferase family 2 protein has protein sequence MSRSETPSCPTISVVMAAYNGSAFIRETIEGVLAQSVADFEIIVADDASKDDTLAVLATIDDPRLRVLPAERNGGPAVARTRAMAVARGRFIVGLDQDDLCSPDRFEKQLAYLDAHADVALVASTIEMFEGDRIRRDPYPDLVDPSEIDWMMLLINPLAWSTTMMRAEAARALDPFERDEMRFAEDFDLYTRIRAHGRIGRIAEPLVRYRLHAGGASQAYEEGMIQSAGKVLAQRYAPLFGSDAMDSALLMSRHAGASYAPADAPTLARCGTIIARLLEAHGAIAPAFARSSSAALWWRMARSGLRAGRYGVGDVARARPDFAPLAATGKRAIARDAAIGAARRLLSPRS, from the coding sequence ATGAGCAGAAGCGAAACGCCTTCATGCCCCACCATCAGCGTGGTGATGGCCGCCTATAATGGCAGCGCCTTCATCCGCGAGACGATCGAAGGAGTGCTGGCACAGAGTGTCGCCGATTTCGAGATCATCGTCGCCGACGACGCCTCGAAGGACGATACGCTGGCGGTGCTCGCCACGATCGACGATCCCCGCCTGCGGGTGCTGCCTGCCGAGCGCAACGGCGGCCCGGCGGTAGCGCGCACGCGGGCGATGGCGGTGGCGCGAGGGCGCTTCATCGTGGGATTGGATCAGGACGATCTGTGCAGCCCCGATCGCTTCGAGAAGCAGCTCGCCTATCTCGATGCCCACGCCGACGTGGCGCTGGTCGCCTCGACCATCGAGATGTTCGAGGGCGATCGCATCCGCCGCGATCCCTATCCCGATCTCGTCGATCCGAGCGAGATCGACTGGATGATGCTGCTGATCAATCCGCTCGCCTGGTCGACCACGATGATGCGCGCGGAGGCGGCGCGCGCGCTCGATCCGTTCGAGCGTGACGAAATGCGCTTCGCCGAGGATTTCGATCTCTACACCCGTATCCGCGCGCATGGCCGGATCGGACGGATCGCCGAACCGCTGGTCCGCTACCGTCTTCATGCCGGGGGCGCGTCGCAGGCCTATGAAGAGGGTATGATCCAGTCCGCCGGCAAGGTGCTGGCGCAGCGCTATGCACCGCTGTTCGGCAGCGATGCCATGGATTCGGCGCTGCTGATGAGCCGCCATGCCGGTGCCAGCTATGCCCCTGCCGATGCGCCGACCCTCGCCCGCTGCGGCACGATCATCGCCCGGCTGCTGGAGGCGCATGGCGCCATCGCGCCAGCCTTCGCCCGGTCGAGCAGCGCCGCCCTGTGGTGGCGCATGGCCCGATCCGGCCTGCGCGCAGGCCGCTATGGCGTCGGCGACGTCGCCCGCGCTCGCCCGGACTTCGCGCCGCTGGCCGCGACGGGCAAGCGTGCCATCGCGCGCGACGCCGCGATCGGCGCCGCACGCAGGCTCCTCAGCCCCCGATCGTGA